The following are encoded together in the Neomonachus schauinslandi chromosome X, ASM220157v2, whole genome shotgun sequence genome:
- the SLITRK4 gene encoding SLIT and NTRK-like protein 4, producing the protein MFLWLFLILSAPISSANADSDISVEICNVCSCVSVENVLYVNCEKVSVYRPTQLKPPWSNFYHLNFQNNFLNILYPNTFLNFSHAVSLQLGNNKLQNIEGGAFLGLSALKQLHLNNNELKILRADTFLGIENLEYLQADYNLIKYIERGAFNKLHKLKVLILNDNLISFLPDNIFRFASLTHLDIRGNRIQKLPYIGVLEHIGRVVELQLEDNPWNCSCDLLPLKAWLENMPYNIYIGEAICETPSDLYGRLLKETNKQELCPMGTGSDFDVRILPPSQLENGFTTSNGHTTQTSLHRLVTKPPKTTNPSKISGIVAGKSLSNRNLSQIVSYQTRVPPLTPCPAPCFCKTHPSDLGLSVNCQEKNIQSMSELVPKPLNAKKLHVNGNSIKDVDIADFAEFEGLDLLHLGSNQITVIKGDVFHNLTNLRRLYLNGNQIERLYPEIFSGLHNLQYLYLEYNLIKEILAGTFDSMPNLQLLYLNNNLLKSLPVYIFSGAPLARLNLRNNKFMYLPVSGVLDQLQSLTQIDLEGNPWDCTCDLVALKLWLEKLNDGIVVKELKCETPVQFANIELKSLKNEILCPKLLNKPSAPFTSPAPAITFTTPLGPIRSPPGGPVPLSILILSILVVLILTVFVAFCLLVFVLRRNKKPTVKHEGLGNPECGSMQLQLRKHDHKTNKKDGLSTEAFIPQTIEQMSKSHTCGLKESETGFMFSDPPGQKVLMRNVADKEKDLLHVDSRKRLSTIDELDELFPSRDSNVFIQNFLESKKEYNSIGVSGFEIRYPEKQQDKKTKKSLIGGNHSKIVVEQRKNSEYFELKAKLQSSPDYLQVLEEQTALNKI; encoded by the coding sequence ATGTTTCTTTGGCTCTTTCTGATTTTGTCAGCCCCGATTTCCTCggcaaatgcagattctgacatATCGGTGGAAATTTGCAACGTGTGCTCCTGCGTGTCAGTCGAGAATGTGCTCTATGTCAACTGCGAGAAAGTTTCGGTCTACAGACCAACTCAGCTGAAGCCACCGTGGTCGAATTTTTATCACCTCAatttccaaaacaattttttaaatatcctctaTCCAAATACATTCTTGAATTTTTCACACGCAGTATCCCTGCAGCTGGGAAATAATAAGCTGCAGAACATTGAGGGAGGAGCCTTTCTTGGGCTCAGTGCATTAAAGCAGTTGCACTTGAACAACAATGAATTAAAGATTCTCCGAGCTGACACTTTCCTTGGCATCGAGAACTTGGAGTATCTCCAGGCTGACTACAATTTAATCAAGTATATTGAACGAGGAGCCTTCAATAAGCTCCACAAACTGAAAGTTCTCATTCTTAATGACAATCTGATTTCATTCCTCCCTGATAATATTTTCCGATTCGCATCTTTGACCCATCTGGATATACGAGGGAACAGAATCCAGAAGCTCCCCTATATCGGAGTTCTGGAACACATAGGCCGTGTTGTTGAACTGCAACTGGAAGACAACCCTTGGAACTGTAGCTGTGATTTGTTGCCTTTAAAAGCTTGGCTGGAGAATATGCCATATAACATTTACATAGGAGAGGCTATCTGCGAAACTCCCAGTGACTTATACGGAAGGCTTTTAAAAGAGACCAACAAACAAGAATTATGCCCCATGGGCACGGGCAGTGATTTTGATGTACGAATCCTGCCTCCGTCTCAGCTGGAGAATGGCTTCACCACTTCCAATGGTCACACGACCCAAACATCCTTACACAGATTAGTGACCAAACCACCGAAAACCACAAATCCTTCCAAGATCTCTGGAATCGTGGCAGGCAAATCCCTCTCCAATCGCAATCTCAGTCAGATTGTGTCTTACCAAACAAGGGTGCCTCCCCTGACACCTTGCCCGGCCCCTTGCTTTTGCAAAACACATCCTTCAGATTTGGGACTGAGTGTCAACTgccaagagaaaaatatacagtccATGTCTGAACTGGTACCAAAACCTTTAAATGCCAAGAAGCTGCATGTCAATGGCAATAGCATCAAAGACGTGGACATCGCAGACTTTGCCGAGTTTGAAGGACTGGATTTGCTCCATTTAGGCAGCAATCAGATTACAGTGATCAAGGGAGATGTATTCCACAATCTCACTAATTTACGCAGGCTCTATCTCAATGGCAATCAGATTGAAAGACTCTATCCTGAGATATTCTCAGGCCTTCATAACCTGCAGTATCTGTATTTGGAATACAATTTGATTAAGGAGATCTTAGCAGGCACCTTTGACTCGATGCCAAATTTACAGTTACTGTATTTAAACAATAATCTCTTAAAGAGCCTGCCTGTTTACATTTTTTCGGGAGCACCCCTCGCTAGACTGAACCTGAGGAACAACAAGTTCATGTACTTACCTGTCAGCGGGGTTCTCGATCAGCTGCAGTCTCTTACACAGATTGACCTGGAGGGCAACCCTTGGGACTGCACTTGTGACTTGGTGGCGTTAAAGCTGTGGCTGGAGAAGTTGAATGACGGGATTGTCGTGAAAGAGCTGAAATGTGAGACACCTGTTCAGTTTGCCAACATCGAACTGAAGTccctcaaaaatgaaatcttatgtCCCAAACTCTTAAACAAGCCATCTGCGCCATTCACGAGCCCTGCACCTGCCATTACATTCACCACCCCGCTGGGTCCCATTCGAAGTCCTCCCGGTGGCCCGGTGCCTCTGTCTATTTTAATCCTCAGTATCTTAGTGGTCCTCATCTTAACTGTGTTCGTTGCtttctgtcttcttgtttttGTGCTGCGGCGAAACAAGAAGCCCACGGTCAAGCACGAGGGCCTGGGGAATCCTGAGTGTGGCTCCATGCAGCTGCAGCTGAGGAAGCATGACCACAAGACCAATAAAAAAGACGGACTGAGCACAGAAGCTTTCATTCCACAAACCATAGAGCAGATGAGCAAGAGCCACACCTGCGGTTTGAAAGAGTCAGAAACCGGCTTCATGTTTTCAGATCCTCCAGGACAGAAAGTCCTTATGAGAAATGTTGCCGACAAGGAGAAAGATTTATTACACGTGGATAGCAGGAAGAGACTGAGCACAATTGATGAGCTGGATGAATTATTCCCGAGCAGGGATTCCAATGTGTTTATTCAGAATTTTCTGGAAAGCAAAAAGGAGTACAATAGCATAGGTGTCAGTGGCTTTGAGATCCGCTATCCAGAAaaacaacaagacaaaaaaacCAAGAAGTCACTGATAGGCGGCAACCACAGTAAAATTGTCGTGGAGCAGCGCAAGAACAGCgagtattttgaactgaaggcaAAACTCCAGAGTTCCCCTGACTACCTACAGGTCCTTGAGGAGCAGACAGCTTTGAACAAGATCTAG